From Prevotella melaninogenica, the proteins below share one genomic window:
- a CDS encoding HU family DNA-binding protein, with the protein MNNKEFIAALAARTGYTQDESQKMVKTVVDMMGKSFETGDPVPVIGFGTFEVKKRLERVMVNPSTGLRMLVPPKLVLNFKPAATIKGHVRKGGQDNG; encoded by the coding sequence ATGAATAATAAAGAATTCATTGCAGCATTAGCAGCAAGAACTGGATATACACAGGATGAAAGCCAGAAAATGGTGAAAACTGTTGTAGACATGATGGGTAAGTCCTTTGAAACAGGCGATCCTGTGCCAGTTATTGGTTTCGGAACGTTTGAAGTTAAAAAGCGTTTGGAACGTGTTATGGTTAATCCTTCAACAGGTTTGCGTATGCTGGTTCCTCCAAAGTTGGTTCTTAACTTCAAACCTGCAGCAACAATCAAAGGACATGTAAGAAAGGGAGGACAAGATAATGGCTAA
- the rimO gene encoding 30S ribosomal protein S12 methylthiotransferase RimO codes for MKKNQIDIVTMGCSKNLVDSELIMKQFEENGFHCTHDSKRPQGEIAVINTCGFIEAAKEESINTILEFINRKKNGQLNKLYVMGCLSQRYKDELEAELPEVDKFYGKFNYKQLLTDLGKADVPACNGVRHLTTPRHYAYVKIAEGCDRHCAYCAIPLITGRHHSRSVEEILDEVRGLVAQGVKEFQIIEQELTYYGVDLDGKHHITELISRMADIEGVEWIRLHYAYPNQFPLDLLDVIAEKPNVCKYLDIAFQHISDHMLNRMRRHVSKQETLDLIAEIRRRVPGIHLRTTLLVGFPGESDEDFEELKEFVTNARFERMGAFSYSEEEGTYSANHYKDDVPEDVKQARLDELMAIQQGISEELEAEKVGKTFKVIIDRKEGEYYVGRTEFCSPEVDPEVLISSAEKPLRIGKFYDVCITDSDEFDLFGEVVK; via the coding sequence ATGAAGAAAAATCAGATAGATATTGTTACCATGGGCTGCTCAAAGAATCTTGTAGATTCAGAGCTAATCATGAAGCAATTTGAAGAAAACGGCTTTCATTGTACACATGACTCAAAGCGTCCACAAGGTGAGATAGCCGTTATCAATACATGCGGATTCATCGAAGCTGCAAAAGAAGAAAGTATCAATACGATTCTTGAATTTATCAATAGAAAGAAGAATGGACAGCTTAATAAGCTCTATGTAATGGGCTGTCTGTCACAACGATACAAAGACGAGCTTGAAGCAGAACTTCCAGAGGTAGATAAGTTCTATGGTAAGTTCAATTATAAACAGTTGCTGACAGACCTTGGTAAGGCTGATGTTCCTGCTTGTAATGGGGTTAGACATCTTACCACTCCACGCCATTATGCTTATGTAAAGATTGCTGAAGGTTGTGATCGTCATTGTGCTTATTGCGCCATTCCATTGATTACGGGTCGTCATCATTCACGTTCTGTTGAAGAAATTTTGGATGAGGTGAGAGGGCTTGTTGCTCAAGGAGTGAAGGAGTTTCAGATTATTGAGCAGGAACTGACCTACTATGGTGTAGACCTTGATGGTAAACATCATATTACTGAACTTATATCACGAATGGCTGATATAGAGGGGGTAGAGTGGATTCGCCTCCATTATGCTTACCCAAATCAGTTCCCACTTGACCTTCTCGATGTAATCGCAGAAAAACCAAATGTGTGTAAATATTTGGATATAGCCTTCCAACATATTTCGGACCATATGCTTAATCGTATGCGCCGTCATGTGAGTAAGCAGGAAACACTTGATTTAATTGCAGAGATACGTCGTCGTGTGCCAGGTATTCATCTTCGTACAACACTTCTTGTTGGTTTCCCTGGTGAGTCTGATGAAGATTTTGAGGAATTAAAGGAGTTTGTTACTAATGCTCGCTTTGAGCGTATGGGAGCCTTCTCTTATTCTGAAGAAGAAGGTACCTATAGTGCAAATCATTATAAAGATGATGTACCAGAGGATGTTAAACAGGCTCGTCTCGATGAACTAATGGCTATTCAACAAGGGATATCAGAAGAATTAGAAGCTGAGAAGGTAGGTAAAACCTTTAAAGTTATTATTGACCGTAAGGAAGGAGAATACTATGTTGGTCGTACAGAATTCTGTTCACCAGAGGTGGATCCTGAAGTCTTGATATCATCAGCAGAGAAGCCTTTACGTATCGGTAAATTCTATGATGTTTGCATCACAGACTCCGATGAGTTTGACCTTTTTGGAGAGGTAGTTAAGTAA
- the ftsY gene encoding signal recognition particle-docking protein FtsY: MGLFGLFGKKKKETLDKGLEKTKENVFSKLTRAVAGKSKVDDEVLDDLEEILVTSDVGVDTTIKIIRRIEERVARDKYVSTSELNSILKSEITALLTENNTGDNGEWTLPEGTHPYVILVVGVNGVGKTTTIGKLAWQFKQAGKKVYLGAADTFRAAAVEQIQIWGDRVGVPVVKQQMGADPASVAFDTLQSAKANGADVVIIDTAGRLHNKVGLMNELKKIKDVMKKVVPEAPHEVLLVLDGSTGQNAFEQARQFAAVTQITSLAITKLDGTAKGGVVIGISDQLKVPVKYIGLGEGMEDLQLFDKVQFVDSLFK; encoded by the coding sequence ATGGGATTATTCGGTTTATTCGGTAAGAAGAAGAAAGAAACACTTGACAAAGGACTTGAGAAAACAAAAGAAAATGTTTTCTCAAAACTGACACGTGCAGTGGCAGGAAAGTCAAAAGTAGATGATGAGGTCTTAGACGACCTTGAAGAGATTCTTGTAACGTCTGATGTAGGTGTAGATACAACTATTAAGATTATCCGACGCATTGAAGAACGTGTTGCCCGCGATAAGTATGTTTCAACAAGCGAGCTTAATAGTATTCTTAAAAGTGAGATAACAGCATTACTCACTGAAAATAATACTGGAGATAATGGAGAATGGACGTTACCAGAAGGTACACACCCATACGTTATACTTGTTGTCGGAGTAAATGGTGTAGGTAAGACTACAACCATAGGTAAACTTGCTTGGCAGTTTAAGCAAGCTGGAAAGAAAGTTTATCTCGGAGCAGCTGACACCTTCCGCGCTGCTGCTGTTGAGCAGATTCAAATTTGGGGCGACCGTGTTGGTGTTCCAGTAGTGAAACAGCAGATGGGAGCAGACCCTGCAAGTGTTGCTTTTGATACACTGCAAAGTGCTAAAGCAAATGGTGCGGATGTAGTGATTATTGACACGGCAGGTCGTTTGCACAATAAAGTAGGCTTGATGAACGAGTTGAAGAAAATCAAGGACGTAATGAAAAAGGTTGTTCCTGAGGCTCCACACGAGGTACTGCTTGTACTTGATGGAAGTACTGGACAGAATGCCTTTGAACAGGCACGTCAGTTTGCTGCTGTAACACAGATTACATCTCTGGCTATTACGAAACTTGATGGAACCGCTAAGGGAGGAGTCGTGATAGGTATTAGTGACCAATTGAAGGTTCCTGTTAAGTATATTGGATTAGGTGAAGGCATGGAAGACTTGCAGCTTTTTGATAAGGTGCAGTTTGTTGATAGCCTATTTAAATAG
- a CDS encoding MFS transporter, which yields MDTQNIPVHVRLWNKHFWLLAMANLLLVMSSYMLITTIPLRMEVRGYSMLQIALVMGVFFIGIYLFGSLSGYLVQRYRRKNVFNVSTLLLLAVTGVLYYLSNLPYNSFDYTLLVGLRFIQGAFYGLSQLVLLSTLIIDTVEAVHRTEANHAATWFGRFALSFGPLAGIMVYQTMNFASVLLLSCICLAVSFIFVNLIRFPFRMPSEDFSRFSCDRFLLKGSHWLFVNVTLITSVVGLLLSIEHSPRFYGMLMVGFIIAILAERFVFADADLRSEATTGMIVIGIAILLMITRNQESVSYIVPILIGLGVGLIGSRFLLFFIKMSDHCQRGTSQSTFLLAWETGIGVGLVLSYGVFNLELPLILWIGLGILAVSLILYDTFIHSWYVKHKHR from the coding sequence ATGGATACTCAAAACATACCTGTTCACGTTCGTTTGTGGAATAAGCATTTTTGGTTATTGGCAATGGCTAATCTTTTGTTAGTCATGTCGTCTTATATGCTCATTACTACCATACCTTTGCGTATGGAAGTTAGAGGATATTCTATGTTACAGATAGCTTTGGTAATGGGTGTGTTCTTTATTGGGATATATCTCTTTGGTAGTCTTTCTGGCTATCTTGTTCAACGCTATCGTCGCAAAAATGTATTTAATGTCTCAACATTATTACTATTGGCAGTTACAGGGGTACTTTATTATCTAAGTAATTTACCTTATAACTCTTTTGATTATACGCTACTTGTAGGACTTCGTTTCATACAAGGTGCTTTCTATGGTCTTTCGCAACTCGTCCTTCTTAGTACACTCATTATTGATACTGTTGAAGCTGTACACAGAACAGAAGCAAATCATGCTGCAACATGGTTTGGACGTTTTGCGCTCTCATTTGGTCCTTTAGCGGGAATCATGGTATATCAAACAATGAATTTTGCTTCAGTACTCCTCTTGTCTTGTATATGCTTGGCTGTTTCTTTTATCTTTGTCAACTTAATAAGATTTCCATTTCGTATGCCAAGTGAGGATTTCTCTCGCTTTTCTTGCGATCGTTTTCTATTGAAAGGTAGTCATTGGCTTTTTGTCAATGTGACTCTTATCACATCTGTTGTTGGACTTCTTTTGAGTATAGAACACAGTCCTCGTTTTTATGGAATGCTGATGGTGGGCTTTATTATAGCAATTCTTGCTGAAAGATTTGTCTTTGCAGATGCTGATCTTCGCAGCGAAGCCACAACAGGAATGATTGTTATTGGTATTGCGATTCTACTGATGATTACTCGAAATCAGGAAAGTGTTAGCTATATCGTACCAATCCTTATTGGTCTGGGTGTAGGATTGATAGGAAGTAGATTCTTACTCTTTTTTATAAAGATGTCAGACCATTGTCAACGCGGAACGAGTCAGAGTACGTTTTTACTGGCTTGGGAAACAGGTATCGGTGTCGGTTTGGTTCTTTCTTATGGAGTATTTAATCTTGAACTACCTCTTATCTTATGGATTGGACTTGGAATTTTAGCAGTCTCACTGATTCTGTATGATACGTTTATCCATAGTTGGTATGTAAAGCATAAGCATCGATAA
- the panB gene encoding 3-methyl-2-oxobutanoate hydroxymethyltransferase, with protein sequence MGYLTTDKKKVTAKTLLEMKAAGEKITQMTAYDFTTAGIIDAAGIDSILVGDSASNVMAGNQDTTPITVEQMIYHARSVVRACQRCLVVCDMPFGSYQISREDGICNAIRIIKETGAGALKMEGGKEIADTVKGIVDAGIPIIGHLGLTPQSIHKFGGYGLRAKDDAEAEKLIEDALALDAAGVSAITLEKVPASLATKVTSMVKAATIGIGAGNGTDGQVLVYADALGMTQGFKPKFLRHFANVNKCMTEGVQEYIKCVKDTSFPSESESY encoded by the coding sequence ATGGGATATTTAACAACAGATAAGAAGAAAGTTACTGCAAAAACATTATTGGAAATGAAGGCAGCGGGCGAGAAGATTACTCAAATGACTGCCTATGACTTTACGACAGCAGGAATTATTGATGCCGCAGGAATCGACAGTATTCTTGTGGGTGATTCTGCATCGAATGTGATGGCAGGTAATCAAGATACAACTCCTATTACTGTTGAACAGATGATTTATCATGCACGTTCTGTTGTACGTGCTTGTCAACGTTGTCTTGTTGTTTGTGATATGCCATTCGGTTCTTATCAGATAAGTCGTGAAGATGGTATTTGCAATGCTATTCGTATTATAAAAGAAACTGGTGCAGGTGCACTCAAAATGGAAGGTGGTAAGGAGATTGCTGATACTGTTAAAGGAATAGTTGATGCTGGTATTCCTATTATTGGACATCTTGGTCTTACTCCACAAAGTATTCATAAGTTTGGTGGATATGGACTACGTGCCAAAGACGACGCAGAAGCTGAGAAACTTATAGAGGATGCACTTGCGCTTGATGCTGCAGGTGTCAGTGCTATCACCCTTGAGAAAGTTCCTGCATCTTTAGCCACAAAGGTTACTTCTATGGTGAAAGCTGCAACGATAGGTATCGGTGCTGGTAATGGTACAGACGGTCAGGTGCTTGTTTATGCAGATGCTCTTGGTATGACACAGGGCTTCAAGCCTAAGTTCCTCCGTCATTTCGCTAATGTCAACAAATGTATGACAGAGGGTGTACAAGAATATATTAAATGTGTGAAGGATACGAGCTTTCCTTCAGAATCTGAGTCATATTAA
- a CDS encoding HAD family hydrolase, whose protein sequence is MVKACLFDLDGVVFDTEPLYTLFWRNLDKRLRPNIDNFEHIIKGQTLVQIYDKYFTGDEDKQKEVTTLLYEYEQNMSFNYITGFEDFVKDVRSKGIKTAVVTSSNLEKMLNVYNKHPEFKGYFDEILTSEDFEESKPSPDCYFKAAARFGVSPKECIVFEDSFNGLRSGIASGARVIGLATTNSVAEIEPYTKEVISNYDGFTLSDH, encoded by the coding sequence ATGGTAAAAGCTTGTTTGTTTGATTTGGATGGAGTTGTGTTCGATACAGAGCCTTTATACACCTTGTTTTGGCGAAATTTGGATAAAAGACTTCGTCCTAACATTGATAATTTTGAGCATATTATTAAAGGACAGACACTTGTTCAGATATACGATAAGTATTTTACTGGAGACGAAGATAAACAGAAAGAAGTTACTACACTTCTCTATGAATACGAACAGAATATGTCTTTTAATTATATTACTGGTTTCGAGGACTTTGTAAAAGATGTTAGAAGTAAAGGTATAAAGACTGCTGTTGTTACGAGTTCTAACCTTGAGAAGATGCTGAATGTTTATAATAAGCATCCAGAATTTAAGGGATACTTTGACGAAATTCTAACCTCTGAAGACTTTGAAGAGAGTAAACCATCTCCTGATTGTTACTTTAAGGCTGCTGCTCGTTTTGGTGTATCACCTAAAGAATGCATTGTCTTTGAAGATAGCTTTAATGGATTGCGTTCGGGAATTGCGTCAGGAGCACGTGTAATAGGTCTTGCTACGACTAATTCTGTGGCTGAAATAGAACCTTACACAAAGGAGGTTATTAGTAATTATGATGGTTTTACTTTGTCAGACCATTAA
- a CDS encoding RsiV family protein yields MTKKLFTIFAFSTMLIFIMSSCEHKSSAPKKLDIPTAVVSIDTVARLSDAIQCHVHVDFTYLKESKHAAVNDSLLRMGLLQPDYFAINNDKLTPKTAIPSFVRQYIKQYMEIAQLIRQKERDKSQLIGELTIKTELRAAADKYITALSHIAINNGNGQLTKYTIVRNFNPQNGKLITLQDQFGKDYKETLTKEIIVRLAEKEDLEKDDIAGLQAKGYFIGIAPYPADNFILTDDSTVFIYSPGEISQKEVRVAIDN; encoded by the coding sequence ATGACAAAGAAGTTATTTACAATATTTGCTTTTTCCACAATGCTAATATTCATTATGAGCAGTTGTGAACACAAGTCATCAGCACCAAAGAAGTTGGATATCCCAACAGCTGTCGTTTCTATAGACACTGTAGCTCGTCTTTCAGATGCAATACAATGTCATGTACATGTAGATTTCACTTACTTAAAAGAGAGTAAACATGCTGCTGTCAATGATTCTTTACTCAGAATGGGGCTTTTACAACCAGACTATTTCGCTATCAATAACGATAAACTCACTCCTAAGACTGCTATTCCGTCCTTTGTACGGCAGTATATAAAGCAGTATATGGAAATAGCTCAGCTTATTCGCCAGAAAGAGAGAGATAAAAGTCAACTCATTGGGGAGCTAACTATCAAGACAGAATTAAGAGCTGCTGCGGACAAATATATTACTGCCTTATCACATATTGCCATTAACAATGGCAATGGTCAGCTTACAAAGTATACGATTGTACGTAATTTTAATCCCCAAAACGGTAAACTTATCACACTTCAAGACCAATTTGGTAAGGATTATAAAGAAACGCTAACAAAGGAAATCATTGTGCGTTTAGCAGAGAAAGAGGACCTTGAGAAAGATGACATAGCAGGATTACAAGCAAAGGGTTATTTCATTGGTATAGCCCCCTACCCTGCAGATAACTTCATTCTTACAGATGATTCAACTGTATTTATCTATAGCCCAGGTGAGATTAGTCAGAAAGAAGTTAGAGTTGCTATCGACAACTAA
- the rsmG gene encoding 16S rRNA (guanine(527)-N(7))-methyltransferase RsmG, with amino-acid sequence MIEIIKKYFPQLTPKQEEQFAALDALYHDWNAKINVISRKDIDNLYEHHILHSLAIAKYINFREGTNVLDFGTGGGFPGVPLAIFFPEANFKLIDGTGKKIRVAQEIADAIGLENVLPSHLRGEEEKGKFDFIVSRAVMPLPDLMKIVKKNIASDQHNVLPNGVIVLKGGNLDEELKPYKNIAEKTELSQWFDEEWFKEKYLIYVPG; translated from the coding sequence ATGATTGAAATTATAAAGAAATACTTTCCTCAACTTACTCCAAAACAGGAAGAACAATTTGCAGCGCTCGATGCACTATACCACGACTGGAATGCAAAAATTAATGTCATTTCACGTAAAGATATTGATAATCTTTATGAGCATCATATTCTTCATTCATTAGCTATCGCAAAATATATAAACTTCCGTGAAGGTACAAACGTTCTTGACTTTGGTACTGGTGGAGGCTTTCCTGGTGTTCCTCTTGCAATCTTCTTTCCTGAAGCCAACTTTAAACTCATTGATGGTACAGGTAAGAAAATAAGAGTTGCACAGGAAATTGCTGATGCAATTGGCCTTGAGAATGTCCTCCCTTCTCACTTACGTGGAGAAGAAGAGAAAGGTAAGTTTGACTTCATTGTATCACGTGCAGTGATGCCACTACCTGATTTAATGAAGATTGTCAAGAAGAATATTGCATCAGACCAACATAATGTTTTACCAAATGGTGTTATTGTTTTAAAAGGTGGAAACCTTGATGAAGAACTGAAACCATACAAAAACATTGCTGAAAAAACTGAACTTTCACAATGGTTTGATGAAGAATGGTTTAAGGAGAAATATCTTATTTACGTACCAGGATAA
- a CDS encoding MBL fold metallo-hydrolase → MLKIQTFEVNPLQENCYVVSDETKECIIIDCGALTESEQNSIIDYIKGNGLTPVHNLGTHGHLDHHFGDAALLTAFNLQPEVSEGDSVFMNNPKQAAAQMLGMQLNYDLPAGDLKLTDKQIISFGSHTFKVIHTPGHSGGSVCFYCAEENVIFTGDTLFKGSIGRTDFPGGSMFQIISSLRELAQLPDTTIVYPGHGPQTSIGFELSHNPYMDR, encoded by the coding sequence ATGCTTAAAATCCAAACTTTTGAGGTTAATCCTCTTCAGGAGAACTGCTACGTTGTCAGTGACGAAACTAAGGAATGTATTATTATTGATTGTGGCGCACTTACCGAAAGCGAACAGAACTCTATCATTGATTATATAAAAGGGAACGGGCTAACACCTGTCCACAATCTTGGTACCCATGGCCATCTTGATCATCACTTTGGTGATGCTGCTCTTCTTACTGCCTTTAACCTCCAGCCAGAGGTTTCTGAAGGCGATAGTGTATTTATGAATAATCCAAAACAGGCAGCTGCACAGATGCTGGGAATGCAACTGAACTATGACTTGCCTGCTGGTGATTTAAAACTAACAGACAAGCAAATTATATCATTCGGTTCACACACCTTTAAGGTTATCCATACTCCTGGACATTCTGGCGGTTCAGTATGTTTTTATTGTGCAGAAGAGAATGTCATCTTTACTGGTGATACCTTATTTAAAGGAAGTATTGGTAGAACAGATTTCCCTGGAGGTAGTATGTTTCAGATTATTAGTAGTCTTCGAGAACTTGCACAACTTCCCGACACTACTATTGTTTATCCTGGGCATGGACCACAGACATCTATCGGTTTCGAGCTATCTCATAACCCTTATATGGACCGATAA
- the ruvC gene encoding crossover junction endodeoxyribonuclease RuvC, protein MKTRSSQPEKILLGIDPGTNVMGYGVLRVCGNKAELVVMGVIDMRREKDVYLRLGRIFERVTGIIDEYLPDEVAVEAPFFGKNVQSMLKLGRAQGVVIAAAINHDVPIQEYAPLKIKMAITGNGSASKEQVAGMLQKLLHLRDDQMPHFMDATDAVAAAYCHFLQMSRPETDAKHYGSWKDFARKNADRIR, encoded by the coding sequence ATGAAGACAAGAAGTTCACAACCCGAAAAGATACTACTTGGTATCGATCCTGGCACTAATGTGATGGGATATGGTGTGCTACGTGTCTGTGGAAATAAAGCTGAACTTGTTGTCATGGGTGTCATTGACATGCGCAGGGAGAAAGATGTATATCTCCGATTGGGCAGGATATTTGAGCGAGTAACAGGTATTATCGACGAATATTTACCCGATGAAGTAGCCGTCGAAGCTCCTTTCTTTGGAAAGAATGTACAATCAATGCTGAAACTTGGACGTGCACAAGGTGTTGTTATTGCTGCAGCTATTAACCACGATGTCCCTATTCAAGAATACGCACCATTGAAAATTAAAATGGCAATTACGGGAAATGGCTCTGCCTCTAAGGAACAGGTTGCTGGTATGTTACAAAAGCTATTACATCTACGTGACGATCAAATGCCTCATTTTATGGATGCTACGGATGCTGTTGCAGCAGCTTATTGTCATTTCTTACAGATGAGTCGGCCAGAAACGGATGCAAAACACTATGGGTCTTGGAAAGATTTTGCGCGCAAAAATGCGGACAGAATAAGATAA
- a CDS encoding transglycosylase domain-containing protein yields MRRHFVHFLWGSLLAILGLVFVFFISVWNGWVGYMPDMDELSNPIDKFASQVYSSDQQLIGTWNADNNNRVAIDYNGLSPHLVHALVATEDERFYEHSGVDFIALGRAVVKRGVMGQASAGGGSTITQQLAKQLFSEKAHSTVERLLQKPIEWIIAVKLERYFTKEEILAMYFNYFDFLHNAVGIKRAANVYFNKEPRKLTVTESAMLVGLCKNPSMFNPLRHPERCLQRRNVVLMQMVKSGYVTKDEYKELSQRPLGLHFTKSKPVNGAGDYFQAFLRQYMMAKKPERENYQSWQNRQFVLDSIAWEQDPLYGWCNKNTKRNGEPYNVNTDGLRIYTTIDTRMQQYAEESVRKHVGGYLQSQFNQAMRYKKNAPFSSNISRRTIKEILNRSCRQTLRYQRLKEQGATPDEIRRSFRTPHEMTLFTYHGDIDTVMTPIDSIRYYKSFLRSAFVSMDPHTGAVKAYVGGIDYQHFKYDVVMGGRRQVGSTIKPFLYALAMQNGMTPCTLAPNVQRTYGGWTPRNGSRARYGQEVPLRWALQQSNNWISAYLINLLGPSQFVNILHDFGLNNPDIDKNTSPVLCLGPCEASVGEMASAYTTFANGGIRCAPLFVTKIEDSHGNVIAKFQPLMTEVISEVSSYQMIDMLRAVIQGGTGSRLRYAYHLTADIGGKTGTTNNNSDGWFMGITPELVSGCWVGGEDRDIHFDHTSMGQGATTALPVWAYFMQRVYTDKRLGYNQGTKFAIPAKFNPCETADTINVNGIQEEYF; encoded by the coding sequence ATGAGAAGACACTTTGTACATTTCCTCTGGGGGTCACTTCTTGCCATCTTGGGCTTGGTCTTCGTATTCTTCATCTCTGTATGGAACGGATGGGTAGGGTACATGCCTGATATGGATGAATTGTCTAACCCTATAGATAAGTTTGCTTCGCAAGTCTATTCTTCAGACCAACAACTTATCGGTACTTGGAACGCGGATAACAATAATCGTGTGGCAATCGACTATAATGGACTGTCGCCACACCTTGTTCATGCCCTTGTTGCGACAGAAGATGAACGCTTCTATGAACATTCAGGTGTTGACTTTATAGCCCTTGGACGTGCTGTTGTGAAGCGAGGTGTGATGGGACAGGCAAGTGCAGGAGGTGGTTCTACAATCACACAGCAGCTTGCTAAACAGCTTTTCTCTGAGAAGGCACACAGCACAGTAGAACGTCTTTTGCAGAAGCCTATTGAGTGGATTATTGCAGTGAAGTTGGAACGTTACTTCACGAAGGAAGAGATACTTGCTATGTATTTCAATTATTTTGATTTCCTTCATAATGCTGTTGGTATCAAGCGAGCTGCTAATGTCTATTTCAATAAGGAACCACGTAAGTTGACGGTGACTGAGTCTGCTATGTTAGTAGGACTTTGCAAGAACCCATCAATGTTCAATCCTCTTCGTCATCCAGAACGTTGTTTGCAACGTCGTAATGTTGTTTTGATGCAGATGGTTAAGTCTGGCTATGTAACGAAAGATGAATATAAAGAATTGTCACAGCGTCCTTTAGGACTTCATTTTACGAAGTCAAAGCCAGTGAATGGCGCAGGTGACTATTTCCAAGCATTCCTTCGTCAATACATGATGGCAAAGAAACCGGAGCGTGAGAATTATCAGTCATGGCAGAATCGTCAGTTTGTTCTTGATTCTATTGCCTGGGAGCAGGATCCACTTTATGGTTGGTGTAATAAGAATACGAAGCGTAATGGTGAGCCTTATAATGTGAATACTGATGGTTTACGTATCTACACGACCATTGATACACGTATGCAGCAGTATGCTGAAGAGTCTGTGCGCAAGCATGTAGGTGGATACTTGCAATCACAGTTCAATCAGGCTATGCGTTATAAGAAGAATGCACCGTTCTCATCTAACATATCACGTCGTACGATTAAAGAGATATTGAATCGTTCTTGCCGTCAGACACTACGCTATCAACGTTTGAAAGAACAGGGAGCTACCCCTGATGAGATTAGACGTAGTTTCCGTACACCACATGAGATGACGCTCTTTACATACCATGGTGATATTGATACGGTGATGACGCCAATTGATTCAATACGTTACTATAAGTCATTCCTCCGTTCAGCCTTTGTTAGTATGGACCCACATACGGGTGCTGTTAAGGCTTATGTTGGTGGTATTGATTATCAACATTTCAAGTATGATGTTGTTATGGGTGGTCGTCGTCAAGTTGGTTCAACTATAAAACCATTCCTTTATGCACTTGCAATGCAGAATGGTATGACCCCTTGTACACTTGCTCCAAACGTACAGCGTACTTATGGTGGATGGACACCTCGCAATGGTTCACGTGCTCGTTATGGTCAAGAGGTTCCTTTGCGCTGGGCTTTACAACAGTCTAACAACTGGATTTCAGCGTATTTGATTAACCTCCTCGGTCCGTCTCAGTTCGTAAACATTCTACATGACTTTGGATTGAACAATCCTGATATTGATAAGAATACAAGTCCGGTGTTGTGTCTTGGACCTTGTGAGGCTTCTGTTGGTGAGATGGCAAGTGCCTATACAACGTTTGCTAATGGTGGTATTCGTTGTGCTCCACTCTTTGTAACAAAGATTGAAGACAGCCATGGTAACGTCATTGCTAAGTTCCAACCCTTGATGACAGAGGTTATTTCAGAGGTAAGTTCTTATCAGATGATTGATATGTTGCGTGCCGTTATTCAAGGTGGTACAGGTAGTCGTTTGCGTTATGCTTACCATCTTACAGCTGATATTGGTGGAAAGACAGGTACAACGAACAATAACTCGGATGGTTGGTTTATGGGTATTACACCAGAACTTGTCAGTGGTTGCTGGGTTGGTGGTGAAGACCGTGATATTCACTTCGACCATACATCAATGGGTCAGGGTGCTACAACTGCCTTGCCAGTATGGGCTTACTTTATGCAGCGTGTTTATACTGACAAACGGTTAGGATATAATCAAGGTACTAAGTTTGCTATTCCAGCTAAGTTTAATCCTTGTGAGACGGCTGACACTATCAATGTTAATGGTATACAAGAAGAGTACTTCTAA